In Nostoc sp. TCL26-01, the sequence GCGAAGACTTCTGCTCCATCTCGAATCAGTAACTCTCCAGTGTTAATCGTAATGTTTCCTGCATTTCCTGTTGAATTTGGCGTGGTTTGGGTAAATAAGCCACTAGGAAACAAACTATCAGATGAAGCGCCAATTAATTGCACCGACTCTGGGGCATTGACTATCAAGCTTCCGCCATTTCCTTCATTAGATGTGCCATTAGATATCTGACCTCCATTTTGAACTAATAATCTCCTAGTATTAATTGTTAAGTTACCTGCATTTCCTTGACTGACCGTTCCAGCATCAATGACACCGCCATCTATAGTAATAAATTCCAATGTGTTAATGTTGACGTTGCCAGATATAGCTCGTCCAAAAGTGTTGTTAATTATTTGAGAATTACTATCTAAAAAAAGTGACCGAGATATAATATTAATATCTCCACCTTTGACATTAGATGCTGTTGTCCAACTATTGCTAGAAATCAAGCTATCTCTAGCTGAAATATTACCTCCACTATTGAGGGTAATATTGCCTCCTAATAAACCATCTGTGATAATAGATGAACCTAAAGGAAAGCTGGAAGATGGGGTAAGTAATATATCGTTTTTGGCAAGCAGAGTAACATCACCGCCATTACCTAAAATAGAGGAAGTATCGATAATACTAGCATTTAAGGTTATTCCTTGACGCGAATCAATAATAACTGATCCACCGTTACCACTAAAGCTAGAAGTGTTGATTTGACCAGTAGGTATATTAATCCCAGATATGATAATGTTTCCATCTAGTAGAGATAAGTTAGGTTCATATTGATTCGTTAAATAAACAATTCCACCTGGAGCCGTTATTTGAATATTTTCGGTAAAGATGCCAGCACCATTAGGAATATCAAAAGTTCCTCCACCAATTGCTAAAAAATTATTACCTAAAAGTCCCAGAGGATTGCCAATCGCCTCTGGATTCATACCTGCTCTTATATCTAAAGTAGGTTGAACTGTACCATCAATGATCAGAGAGTTTCCATTTGAAAGAGTAACATTGGCTAATGTTGGAGTATTAGTTGGGTTGATAGTATTTCCCGTTGTATCTGCTGCGTTAATTTCAATAGTTCCAGGGATGTAAACTAAACCACCTGCTAAAATATGCAACGAACTTCCTATATACCCATTCAGTAACACATCTCCCAAAGAACGAATCACCGGATCATGAGGACTAGATAAATTCCCCAAACTTCCATCCAATTGTTCAATCCGAAAATTTCCCCCACTCCAATAGTGTGCATCTCCGCCTACGGTATTAGCCGATCGCAACACCATATCCCCACCAGAGAACAAACCACTGTTAACATGGTATAACGCAAAGATATCGACAAATCGATTCCCCTGAATCAATAACTGATTTCCAGCCGCCGCAATGAAGGGTTGTTCTACACTATCCCTTACTGTTAAAGTATCTTGGGCTTGGAGAGTTAAGTTTCCTCCCGCCTGTAGCGTCCCCGATAAGTTGAGGTTCTGTGCTTGTAAAATTAAATCTTTATCAACTGTTAAATTACCAGCATTGTTAATATCACCCACATTATCCCGAAATTTCAATCCAATGGGAATATTTACAGTTAATAGAGGCGGTGCTTGGGGATTTGTGGCGCTAAATTCTAAGTTATTACTAAATACCAAGCTATTGGCGGTAGAAGCAACAAATGACCCTTTCAAATCTAATCTGGCATTAGCTCCAAAGGATATCCCATTAGGATTAATCAAGAACAAATTAGCATTACCTAGAACTCCTAGCGTTCCTAAAATGTTAGAAGGATTTCCCCCGGTGACGCGAGTGAAGATGTTATTAATTGCTGCTGGATTGGCAAAATAAGCGCCTCTTCCTGACTGAATATTAAATTCGGAAAAGCTGTGAAATAGGTTTGCTCCTCTTGTCGCACCCCCTGTAATTAAGTCGCTCTTAATTCCTTGAATTGTCTCTTGTTTGATGCTAGAACTTTCTGCTCCTAATGTGCGATCAGGAATGATTTGGGCTGTAGCAGCATCACAGAAAAAACTACCCAAAGCTACTAAAGGCGCTACCAAAAGAAACTGGAATCTATCAGCCATAACTACCACTGAACTTTTTTAGATACTACCGATTGCGCTTTAATGCAGATGCAAGCAATTCTAGAAGTATACCAGTATTATTACGGCTATTTTATTATTTTAGGCAAAAAACTTTACACTTAACCTTGTTTAACAACTCCGCGTAAATATTAGAACCCCTCTGCGTTTAAAAATTATCATCGAGGCTATAATACAGCTAAAATACAGTTAGGCGTAAGTCGCTCAATTTAAGATGAGATTGATCACAATCCAGACAGGATTAATGACTATTTTCATTGCATAGAGAGGGAAACCAGTTTTCATCTAAAACTTCTTCTGGAGTAGCGATCGCATCAACTGGAAAGGTTTCTAGGGGGAGTCCCGACACATCACTAGCCACTTTCCTCGCAGTTTCATAACACTTGGCAAAAACTTGAACAAAATAAGGTTTAAGACTTGGACTATCCTGCAAAACATCGACTAGAGAAGTGCGAAAAGCTCGAATTTCTCCCTTCCAGTGATTACCATTATATTCCCGCTCAGATTGCCAATATCCTAACTTGAGCAGATGCTCAAATAGTCTAGTTAATAAGCTTTTTAACTTATCCTTTTGTCGTCTACTCAGGTCTATGATCTCCTCAATTAAATTTGCCCAATCAACTGATGCAAAGTCTTGTGCTTGTAGGTGTTGAACGGTTTCTTCAACCCATTGATTATAATCTGTTTCGTATAATGTTTTGCTACTAAGTTGCATTGGTATTGTTATTTCAGAATTTATTCTATTTTAAAATATCCTTTCTTCTATTTTAAAATATCCTTTCTTAAAAATTATAATCGAAACTGAAATATAGACCGTTGTCATTCAATGTGCGCTTGTCAACATCTACATTGACTAAGGGAATCCCCCAATCTAAACGTGCGTTCAGGCGATCGCCCATTGTCCAAATTAACCCAAAACCAGCCCCCACTAAAGTATTCGGGTCAGGATTAGCAAAATTAGAGCTATTCCAACCCGTGCCAAAATCAATAAACGGTGCTACCTGTAACAACCCTTGTAGTTGCGAAATTCGCAGAACTGGTAAGCGCACTTCAGTAGATGCAAAAATAGCATTATCGGTGAGCAGAAAATTTTGAGGATATCCCCGCACACTGTCCAAGCCACCTAACGCAAACTGTTCGATAGGGAAGGATGCTCTGGAAGCAAACTGTAAATCTGAGCGAATCACCCACAGAGTATTTGGTGCAAGTAAACGGACATACTGTGCTTGTCCCCGCCAAGAGAAAAAGCGTCCATCTGGTGCTTCTGCATTCAGTGTTGCACCCAAAGCCCCGATACCGAGACTAAATTGAGAACGCACAGCCAACAATTCTCTATTGTTTCGCTCCGTCCATTCTTGCAAAAATCGTAGGACTGTGACGTTGGTTTCGCCATTATCGTTTGCACCCAAGGATAAGGGGAAGTTTTCTCCTTTTATCTTTGTTTGACTCCGCGCCAGGGATAAGGTCAAACCTAATGCTAATTCTTGAGTCGGAGTCTGTAACACAGGCTGACGCAGACTCAGATCATAATAGTTAAAGCTACCCGTAATATCTAGCTCATCAAAACGCGGATCAATTACTTTCGTGTTGCTGAATCCGCCTGCTAGTTTAATTGTGCCATTACGGGCATTAAACGGAATTGTGTAGCCAATATCTACAGCGTTGCTACCATCTGTATTTCGATACATCAACTCTAGTCCATCACCAAAGCCGAGTAAATTGCGCTCATTAATCTGCACACCTCGTTCAAAACTCCCAATGGAGGAAATGCGTCCATTATTAGCTATGGCTTTGATATCAAAAGAGTCTGCTTCTTTAACTGTGACTGTGAGTAAACTTAATTCTGGACGCGCACCCGCCGACAATTCTGCGGAAATGCTTTTAATCAGGGGATTGAGTTGTAACAATTGTAGAGCTTCCAGCAGTTTATATCGATTTAAGGGACGTTGAGTAGCGATCGCTAACCGACTGCGGATATATTCACGTTTTAAGCGCGCGGTTCCCCTAACAATGATATCTTCAAGACCGCCTTCAATAATCTTAATCTTCACTACGGCGGCTTCTGGGGATAAGTCTTGACCAGAAGGAATAAAGGCATCTGAGTTAATGTACCCAGCGCTTGTGTATTTTTTGCTAATTATGGCTTCTGCTTCGAGCAATTGAGCAAAAGAGATCGCTTTGCCAGTGAAAGATGCTGTCTCTTTGGCTAATTCTGCATCGCTGAAGATGGTATTGCCTGTAAATTTAAACTCTTTGACTATGATTGTTCCGGGAATTTCTGGGGAAATTGGTGATGTTGGTGTGAGAGTAGGAGGTACTTGGAGGGGAACATCTGGGGGTGGTGATGGTGGTTGTGAGGGTAAGGGTTGAGGTTGTCTAGGCGTAGTTGGGTTGGGAACTTGCACTAATGTGAAGTCTGTGCTTGTTTCTACTACTTTTTGGTCAAAATCACTTTCAGGAAGGTTAGCTCTCGCTTTCGCACCTATCCCTAATAAATTGCTCATGAGTATAAGTAAAATTAAGCCATGCCGCATTCAGTAAATTTCCCACTCACGATACTTGAAATGTTACTTTTCTTACTATAAGGGGTTTTTACTTAGTTTTCCTGAAAGTATACAACTCTTGTTACAAGAATATCATGATGCTCTACCGAGGCATTCATGTTTCTGACAGAATTTCCGACTTCTTTAATAATTTTTAGTCCTTCAGGATAAGCTTTGAATCTTTCATTTTAAATACAGTAAATTGTCAAGCCCATATTTTAAATCAAAATCTCTCATATTTCCTTTCCAAAAACCAGCAAAAAATGGATACAAACAGACTTGTATTAAGCCAGTAAAATTGATGAGGTTTTAAAAAATTTTTAATATTTATTGTTTTTGATTTTCTTAAGCAATGCGATCGCTGATTGCTCACTCAGGTAAATAAAGGGGTTGGAAAGGAGGTTAAGGGATATGGCAAAACTTTTTGGAAGCCCAGAAACTTTATTAGTAGGCGGTTGGTTGATTCCTTTCGGCTATCTGTCAGGCGCAAGTGAACCACTCTTGGAAGTTGTCCGCGCCGCAAAGCGAGTCACTGAGGATCTGTTATGTAATTTTGCGAGTCAGCCGGATTTCACCGTTAGAATCGAGCCAGCTTTTGGTAGCAATTTTAATCCTCAGAGTGCTGAGGACTTAGCTAAAACCTGGTCTAAACGCGACTTCAGCCTGCTGCCGCCTGTGGTCATTCTCCCGACTGCCGAGATGAATGGAGCAAATGGAGCGTTTGCGGCAGCTACCAACACGATTTATCTCTCCCAAGAGTTTCTCAGTCAGAACGCAACCAATCTTGAAGCAATTGCGAAGGTATTGGTAGAAGAGGCTGGTCACTGGGTTGACCAGCTTTTGAATAATACAGATAGCCCTGGTGATGAAGGGGCGATTTTTTCAGCATTGGTGATGGGAGAAAGTCTCTCTAATGAGGCTTTACAGCAGTTAAAAGCTGAGGATGATACGGGAACAATTGTAGTCGATGGGCAGCAAGTTCAGATAGAGAATAATTCTTTTCCTTTCTTTCTCTTTATTGAAGATGGTTTGATTGCAGAAGGTGATAGTGGAACTAATCAAGTCACAATAAACGTCTTTGCAAATCGTTTAGCTCGCAATGTCGGCCCTATTACAATCCAATTTGCAACAGCCGATGGGACTGCTACGGCTGGCTCAGACTATGTTGCTACCCAAGGAACTCTTACTTTCGATCCCTTCAATCCTTTGAGCTTTTTTCAAACTATTACAGTTCCTATCATTCCAGATACTCAGGGCGAACCAACTGAATTTTTCACGATTAACTTTGTCCCTCCCGATAACGTCAATTTATTTAATAATTCGAGTCCTGTCGGAATTATAAATGACGACACCATTTCTCTTTCCAACGGAAGTCAATATTATCTGACTACTGTAACGACGTGGACTGATGCCGAAACTCAAGCTCAAGTATTAGGAGGACATCTAGTCACTATCAATGATGCTCTTGAGCAACAGTTTCTGATTGACATATTTGGAACAGACACATTCTGGATTGGTCTTAATGATACTGCTTCAGAGGGAAATTTTGTATGGGTAAGCGGTGAACCCGTTACTTATATAAATTGGACATCTGGTGAACCTAATGATGGGGACAGTGCATTAGGAGGACGCAGTGAAGATTACGTTCTTATGAACTGGGGTTTTGGAGGTTCATGGAATGACGGAGAGGATGATACTGTCATACGCAGAGGAATTATTGAAGTTCCTGGTTCTTCCATTAGTATTTCCTCTGGTTTTACCAATGAGGGAAATTCTGGCATTGCTGCTTTTGAAGTTATCGTCAGCCTCTCTAGTGCAAGTAATCAGACTGTGACAGTTGAATATACAACAGTTGATGACACTGCTCTTGCTGGTTTTGACTACATTGTGACGGCGGGAACTCTTAATTTCTCTCCAGGAGAAACTTCTAAAACCATCACAGTTCCGATCATCGGCGATACTGAAATTGAATCAGATGAAAATTTCATAATCAACTTATCAAATCCAACTAATGCTTATTTATCGCCGATTAATCAAGGTATTTTTAGCATTCTTGATGATGATGCTGCACCTGAAGTGTCGGTGAGCGACTCGTGGGTTGAAGTCAATGAAAATCAGGATACAGTCATTAAATTTAAAGTTACTCTTTCAAAGCCAAGCACTCAATCTGTAACTATTGTCTATTCAACATCTGATGGAACTGCAACTTCTACTGGGCAGGGAGAAGCTAAAGATTATGAGTATATTACTGACAAGACACTAACTTTCGCCCCAGGGGAAACAACAAAGGAAATTGAAGTAACGGTTTATGGGGAGCGAGGCGTTTCCGATAAAGACTTTGAAATCTTTGCGAAGGATACTGCTTACAGAGATTGGGTAAAAGATAATGATGATGTTGTTGTTGATATTGACCAAATCCCTGGTATCTTTCCCTATACACCCTATGGTGATTTAGGTTACTACGTTGATAAAGTTTTCAACGATCCAGTTTCAGGGTTTCAGGCAGTAGGGTTGACTTCTGATGAAAATTTCTACCTTGATATCATCTTATCTCCAGATGCAAAAATTGCTAAGGGTGAGGGTACTGGAACGATTTACGATCTCGGCAAAGCACCGGTTCTCGCTATTCGCGGAACCGAGCCAACAGGATCTCAGGATTTCATCGCCGATCTCGATCCATATGGCGTGGGGGTTCCTCAGTTATTAGGTACTAATTTAGCCAACCTTAGTGATCAGACTAATCGAGGAGAGGTCACAAAATGGCTTCAGGATGTAAGTCAGCAAGAACAAGGTAAAGTTATTTCTAAACCTAATATAACAGGTCATAGCTTAGGGGGAGCTTTAACTCAATGGGTTGCTGCTCATTACACCAAGAATGGTGGTAATTTAGGTCAAATTATCACCTTTAATAGTCCAGGCATTAGTGGATCAAACGTTTTTTATAAAAATAATGGCATTTATAGACTGGTAGAAGGCGTTAACAGTTTTGATAAAGCATTGTCACAGAAGGTAACTCATTTCATTACGTCAGGGGATATTGTCAGTATGGCTGGCTGGCAGTATATTCCAGGTTCATATTACTTATATGATTACTCTTCAGGAGGGATTTCAGGCGTACTTGGAACTCATTTGAACCCAACTGTTGCGGAGGAAGTTGGTTATGATAAGACCACAGGATTTTTCCAGAAACCAAGGGACTTAAACCAACCCTTTCAAGAACCATCAAGTAAATTAAGTAGCCCTTGGTTCTCTTATGGACTAGATCCAGACTATCTTATTGTTACGTTGGCTGTATCTCTTCTTGGTAGCGTTACAGTTGGGACTGAACTTGCTATTAAACTTCGTAATTCTCTTGCAGGGGTTGTTGCTGCTGAGACAATCTTCCCTTATTTAGCGGCTTCACTCCGATTAAGGGGGTCTACTGAATTTACTAGAAAGCTTTTAGGCCCTCTTTTTATTGAGGTCATTCAAGCTGCCTTTACTTTAATTAACAACCCGTTAGTGCAAGCAGCATATAACGCTTTTAATCTGCTTTCTATTTCTCAGTCAGAGGCTTTTACTCTAGCAGACGCAAAGTCTTTGAATTTGGTAGAGACAAACAATGTGTCATTTTCTAATGATTTTGCCTCTTTCGTTACCCTAGAGCAAGGATTACAGGTTGCTCTAGGTTTCCTCAACGATTTTGCTACTGCCCCTGATTTCACCACCAAAATGAATTTGGCATTTGGTGAAGATTGGGATGCTACTGTTGCTCAAAATTTAGCACAAGCATGGGCAAATGGAAATTTCAGTAATTTACCTCCAATTAAAATTGTTTCTGCTTCAGAAATTAATAATGCAAGTGGTGCTTTCTCCATTAGCAGAAGCACAATCTACTTAGCCAGTGAATTTCTCAACAGCGCAACCAGTTCTCAAGCAGTTGCAAATGTTCTTCTTGAAGAAATTGGACACTATTTTGATTTACAAATTAACGAGCTAGATAGTCCTGGAGATGAAGGAGAAATTTTTGCTGCCCTTGTTCAAAATGTGCTACTAAGCGACACAGAATTACAGGCTCTTAAAGTTGAAAACGATCTTGTTGCTCTTCCTGGAGAAAGATCGCCTTGGGAATCAATGTCTAAATGGACAGTTGGGATTTGGAATGCCAGTCCCGATTGGGATCTTCAAACTTTTACTAATGCACTCGAAGGCATTAACACTCCTCCAGGTGTAGAAACTCCGATTCTCGATCAAGTTGCCACAGAAGACACTCCTTTTAGCTTTACCATTGCTGAAATTACCTTCACCGAAATTGATGCAGGCGATTCTCTTACTTACTCAGCTACCCTCAGCAATGGCAATCCTTTACCCAATTGGTTGAGCTTTAACGCAACCACCCGTACATTGAGCGGCACTCCCTCCAACGATGATGTCGGCAATCTCAGCCTCAAGGTGACAGCAACCGACAGTGCCGGAGCTAGTGTGAGCAATACTTTTGGATTAGTGATCGCTAATACTAATGATGCACCGACAGTGGAAAATGCGATCACTGACCAAAACGCCACTGAAGATGCACCTTTCAGCTTCATTATTCCTGCTAACACCTTTAGTGATGTGGATGCAGGCGACACACTCACCTACAGCGTTACCGTTGCCAACGGCAATCCTTTACCAAACTGGTTGAGCTTTGAAGCAATTACCCGCACCTTTAGCGGCACTCCCACCAACGATGATGTCGCTACCCTCAACATCAAACTCACCGCCACTGACACCGCAGGCACAACAGCAACTGATACCTTTGCCCTGACCGTAGCCAACATCAATGATGCTCCCACTCTCAGCAATATCAGCAAGGCAGGGAATGAGGATACAGTTATCAGCTTTAGTGTGGCAGACTTCACGAGCGCCTTCAGTGATATTGATGGCGACACCCTGACTAAGATTCAGATTACATCCTTGCCCACCAACGGTACTCTGAAACTGGGTAGTTCCAATATCAGCTTAAATCAAGAAATTACTGTTGCTAGTTTAGGAAACCTAACTTTTACTCCTAATGCCAACTTCAACGGCTCTGTGAGTTTTGGCTGGAATGGCTCTGATGGTACTACCTACGCCACGACAGCAGCAACCGTTAACTTAGCGATCGCTTCAGTTAACGATCTACCCATAGCCACTAATGATACTGCACAGACAAATCAGAACAGCGCAGTCATTATTAATGTGCTGGCTAACGACAGCGATATTGATGGTTCTCTCGTTCCCAGTGCGATCGCCCTTACCACTAATCCGAGTCATGGCACAGTGAGCCTGAACTCCTCTACGGGTGCAGCCACTTACACCCCAACAACGAATTTTGTAGGTACAGATAGCTTCACTTACACAATTAAGGATAACGAAGGTGGTATATCCAATGCCGCTAAGGTCAGTATTACAATCAACTCTACTAGCAATTTGATTGAAGGTACGCTAGGGGCTGATGTGCTGGTTGGCACAGAACAGAATGACAGGATTAATGGTAAAACTGGCAATGATATCCTTTGGGGTCGGGCAGGCAATGACACTCTCTTAGGCGGAAATGGCAACGATATTCTTTGGGGTGGAACAGGCGATGACACTCTCTTAGGCGGAAATGGTAACGATATTCTTTGGGGTGGAGCAGGTAGCAACCTTTTCGTGTTGGCGGCGCGTGAGGGAACAGATATGATTGCTGACTTTAACCTTAACACCGACAAAATCGGACTGGCTGCCGGTCTGAGCTATGGACAATTAACTATAACCAAAGGCGATGGCATTAATTTCAATAATACCCTGATTACTGTTACCAGTAGTAATGAACTGCTTACTGTCCTGAATGGTGTGCAGGCTAACACTCTAAACAGTACAATGTTTGTTCTCGTTGCTTAGGCTACGGCGTTAGCGGAGCTTAACGAAGTTATCGCTTGCTTGGGCAAAATTTACATCATGATCAGCTAGTGAAATCTCACTCAAGATTTCCCATTACCCAAATATCGTGGCTATTATAAAAATCTCCTCTCTGCTCTAATGTAAAACCACCCAGCAACAATCCCAACCATACCTCTACCATCGGCATTTTCAAGACCCGTTGTAGTTTAGTTAGCGTAATTTCATCTTTCACTTGTGCAAGATAGTGAGCGATCGCACTCTGCCATTTCTGCACATCTTCATCACCAGCCAACCGATGAACATCTTCTACAGTTTGAATCTCAAGCATTGCCAAGACATTCTCTTTCCCAACCGGAGCAGCTACTGAATTATGACTTTCGGCAGCATGAGAAAACTGGTGTGGCCCATGAGGTCTAAAAGTCTGCGGTGCTGGTTCTTCTATTAGGTCATCCAAATCGAGATACATTGTCGTCCGCACTAACCCAGCAAAGATATCTGTGCTGACAACCGGCCCCAAAGTATCGTTCTGATAGCGGACATCTGACAACAGTAAATCAGCACGAGATTTGAGAATATCTGCAATTTGGGAAAAGGCTTGTGCTGCGGTTGATAATTGTGCTTCCACAGATAAACTCTCAAGCTCGGCATCTAAACAATCCCATACTGGAGCAAGTGTTGATGTCGGTGGAGCTTCTGACATCTCATCCAAAATATCCCAAATTGTTAATTGGCGATAGCTAGTCATAATTCAGGATGCAATGGGCAAGGTCGGACTGGGCAGTGAGTCGGGCTAATCTCAAACATATCCTTATATTGGTGGAGCGTAACACCATACTGTGTGGCAAATGCCTGCAATACCTGATCTGTATAAGCGCGTATCTTGCCAGCCGTTAGCCCAAAGCAGTGGATTGGTTCTAAACGACAGATAGGCTTTTGCCCCAGCCATAGCTCTGCCGACATAGCGTGTAAGGGTTTATCCCCCGATTCTTTATACAAATACAGTACAGCAAAATATGTTGCAGGCGGTTCAACGGCGATTGCCTCAATCTGCCCAGAATCATCTTTACTTTTGTTGCGGTAGAAGGAACGGCGATTGTGACAAACCTTCGGATTCCAGCAGCCATCCCCTTCTGTCCCATGCAGCACCTTAGCCTTAGATGTTGGCAACTTTGCACACAGTTGACACTTCGGATCAAGTGGCTTGGGCATGGGTTACTCCGCTTCTTGTTCACCAATAGCACGATAGTAAGCAGCGATCGCCGCCTCTTGTTCACTCCGCAGTGTATACCGTCGAAATGCTTTCTCGCTTTGGTGTCCCGTCAGCTTCCGCGCGTGACTAGGATCAACTCCTAATAACAATAAGTCAGTGGCGTAAGTATGCCGAAATTGGTGTGGATGTAAATCTTCAATACCAGATAGTTCACCGATTTTTTCCACAGCAAAATAAATGCCATGATAACTCAAGCGTTCGCCCTTGTATGAGGCGTGATGTGAGATCATTAACGGGGTGAGGCTATTTAGTTCTTCACCCTGTTCGCTGCGCGATCGCAAATACGCCTCTAACACCTCGCAGCTTTCCTTGCGTAATGGCACTAAGCGCGGTTCATTGGTTTTGGTATCGGGCAAGAACAGCAGTTTGCCATCGAATGACCCAACATTTAACTGTACAATTTCCCCAGCGCGGAGGCCGTGACTAAGAATGTGGACAAGTGCGGTATCCCGTTGCTTTGTTTCTCCCAAAAATTCTAAAGCTGACCACACTCGCTCCATCTGTTCATCAGTTAAGCTTTGAGCAGGTGGTAGAGGTACTTTTTCTAGTTTTATACCTAGCGTGGGATTAGTAGCGATTATATCTGGATACGTATAGCACATCCACTTGAAAAAGCTTTTAAGTGCAGCGACCCCAGCGTTGATACTACTTTTTGACAGGGATTTCCCTGTATCAGTTTTTACTTCATTACGCAGATATTCCTTGTATAACCCAAGGTGGCGCGGACGTAGTTCGTGATAGTGTAGCTGTGTCCATCCTAAGAATCGCTTAAGTTCGCGTTCGTACATTTTGCGACTGTTCGGCGCAAGATTGGTACTACGTAAAAACTCCTGTAGTTTTATCCACCGTATGTCTGTGGGTAGAGATGTTTTTGTGGCACTACGTCTTCCTTGCTGCTGCACCACCGATACAGCTTCATCATTTAAGGGAATGAGCTTGATAGGAGGTAGGTTGTCAAACTGGGGGTTGTTTACCATGTTGCAGTGAGCGCTTGGAAGCAGTGTAGCACTAACACCCAAAATTGTATGTGACTTTTGGTAAAAGTTGTCTACCTCGTCGCCAGAATGTTTGCCAATGTTAGTGCTGACCTAAATCGATTGAAATCTGTATAGTAGTTAGTTATGAAAACTGTCCGTAAAAAGCCGCCTTAATTGGACACTCATAACAAATTAAAGCAATATTAAATCACAATAGACCAGTAGATATCGCAACTACTCCGAGTAAAATATGACTCAGAATCACACTATATAAATTTCTGAACCGTGTGTAGTGATATCCCCAAACAAAGCCGATTATTAGTGTAAATACTAAAGTTGCTAAATCCCAGTAAATTGCATGACCAAAGCTATATAAGATAGAAGAAACAACAAGGAAGTATTGAGAAAAACCAGCTTGGGAGAAAAGATGATAGAGATAACCCCTATATAAAAATTCCTGAAATGGAGCAGACAATAAAATAAAGAGTAAATAAAAGTACCATTGCAGATCAGAATTATCAACTCTTGTTCCTTTAAGAAAGCAAAACAATATTATTAATATAATAAATCCTAATGTTGTCGGTAATATATCTCTGAGAGCAGGTTCTAGATTGTTGTAAGAAAAACCTAGCTGTTGTAAATTTACATTTTTGAAGATAGCAGATAAAATTACTAGAGTAGTAACAATTCCTAGTAAGATAAATCGATAAGTAAACGGGATATAACGAATAAGTAGCAATACAACAGGAAAAATATATAATAATCCAATAATTAATATGGCTTTATTTTTTTCGTTTACTGATGCAGCCATTTTAGATTTCCCTCACTTTATAATCAATTAAATAAATGATTACAATAAAGAGAAAAATAAAAAAGGTAATTGCTCCCAGCCAAGTAATAAATAAACTCTTACAACTAATTCCAAACATCTGATCAATGAGAGATATCCCACCCCAAATCCTCATTAAACTAGTCAGCACCACTACAGCAATCACAACAAAGCTTAAAATATAGCGATACTTGAGTGATTTAAGCTGAGTCATAGTCACAATCAGTGTCATAACTAATAGA encodes:
- a CDS encoding CPBP family intramembrane glutamic endopeptidase, translated to MAASVNEKNKAILIIGLLYIFPVVLLLIRYIPFTYRFILLGIVTTLVILSAIFKNVNLQQLGFSYNNLEPALRDILPTTLGFIILIILFCFLKGTRVDNSDLQWYFYLLFILLSAPFQEFLYRGYLYHLFSQAGFSQYFLVVSSILYSFGHAIYWDLATLVFTLIIGFVWGYHYTRFRNLYSVILSHILLGVVAISTGLL